The DNA sequence ATAATTATTCTGCCGGTTTTAATTGTTTCATCAGCTTTTTCAAGAGCTTCTTCAATTGTAAAATCCTTTTTAATAACTTTATTTACGTAATAAGAAATAACATCGGAAAGTTTTGTGTAATCTTCCAAAAACGGCCGATGAACTCCGTTCGCCAATAATTTTTTATCTTTTTCCAAACCAGGATATTTTTTCAAAAATGCTTTATCGGAATATAGCGAACTCAAAACCGGCAAGTAAGATCCAATTTTGTACATTTCTTTTTGTGAATTTTCATCCAAAATAAATTTAATAAACTGAAATGCTTCCTTTTTGTGTTCGCTGTATTTAGAAATCATTATATTCCATCCGCCTAAAACAGATAATGATTTTTTACCTTTTAAATGCGGAAGCGGCGCTTTACCAATTATTGAATCAACATTTTTCCAATTTGCTAAATCTTTAAAATCTCTTTCGGAACTCGGCCAGCCTCTTAGAAAAATTGCATTATTTTTTATAAAATAATCATAACTGTCGTTCTCATTGAATTCTGAAAGAGCAAGCGGACTTAAATTATAAGTATAGAAAAAATCATAAAGCAACTTGAATGAATTTTTATTTTCTGCTGATTTAATTCTAAACTTTTCATTTACGGATGTGTGAGAAGAATAATTATATAAAATTTCCATATATGAGCAAACTAAACCTTCATAATTATCTGCTTGGAAAATATAGAACTGATTTTGATCCAAATTGAAATATTTTCTTAATCCAATAAATTCATCCCAAGAAATTCCATTTTTAATTTTCTCTTCAATTTCTAAAGAATTTGGAATTTGCTTTAACAAATCTTTTCTATAATACATTATTCCAACATCAATATAAATTGGCAAAGCTACCAAATGATTTTTAAGTCGGCATGATTCTAAAGCTTGTTTTAATAATTTTGCAGTATCATTAGGAGAAATATATTTATCAAGAGGTTCCGACCATTTTGCAAATCGAGCCGACCAAATTAAATCGACTGCAAAAATATCTAACTTTTTACTTTTACTTCTGAGCGAGCGTGCTAATAATTCTTTTCTTTCATTTGTACTGAATTTACTGAACGGAAGATTTAATGGTTCAATTTTAATTTTGCCTTTATTCAGCTTATTAAATTTTTCTATAATATGAAGATGAGCGGGTGAAATATTATCAGCATAAGTAATTGTAATTTCGTTTGAGGAATTATTAATATTTGTTGAATTTGAAAATGTGCTGATTAAAACGTAAAAAATTCCCAAAATAACAAACACAACGACTACGGAAATGACAAAATAATATGTCTTGAAATTGGTGTTCATCCAAATAATTTATTTAATGATTGAGAATTAATTACAAATGTAAATTAGGCAATTTTTCTCAATGTTAAATAGGACAAAACCGATGAAATGGAATTCAGTAAAGTAATTCGTTATCCGAGAGGTTACAATTTTAGAATATAGATTTTGTTGCCCTGTCAGGATTCGAACCCGAAACAAAGGTTCCAGAGACCTCTGTGTTACCGTTACACCACAGGGCAATAATTTTTTATTGTTTGATTTAAATTACGGAATTTTTAAAAATTATTATAGGACAATTTCTTATAGGAATGAATAATTCTAATTTTCTCAAGATTTGAGGAAATTATTAAACGTAGAAAATGTTGTAAATTTTTATAAAAATAGTGTTATCGAAAAAAACAAAAGTGCCGCAAAATATACAAATCCAAGATAAATTTTAACTTGTTCAACATCAGCAGTTTTTAATCTTTCTATATAATTAGAAATAGATCTGGTTGGATTTTCAACTTCAAATTCATTTAAAATTAAACTGGAAGATTTTAATTCTTGAACAGTTGAATTTGATTCTACCATTTTCTCTCCATAAAGTTTTCTATAGATTATTCCATAATTATGCCAATATTAAAACTTTGAATTTAAGCTAATTTTTGTGATTTGTATCAAAATGAAATAGATTTTTTTAAAAAATGCGTATCAATTTGAAACAATATGAATGTAGGTTTTTGATTTGAAACACATTATTACGTGTAAGATTTTCTTTTCTGCAAACTTACTAAGATGAAATTTATTTTTACTTAATCTTGTTAATTTTTAACGAAACTTTTAAAGTCGATAAATAACTTCCTAAAAACCCTAAAATAATTCCGAGGACAATAATTAAAACAACAATATAATAAGTTTCATTTTTAATAAATTGTGCAGCATAAATTTGAGCTAAAAAATTCTCAATTACAAAATAAAATGCAATACAAATTATTGATGAAAAAATTCCCATAACAATTCCGTTTAAAATTATTGGAATTTTTATTGTAGCTAATTTTGCACCGACTAATTTCATTGTGTTATATTGAGTTAAACGAGAGGAAAGTAATAATCTATTATTTGAATAAACCAAATAAATTGACAACAAAACTAAAACTATTGAAACCGTATAAATTACTTTTTTTGATTCGTTAATATAATTTAGAACTTTTAAGGTCAGCGAATAATCATAAATAACATCATCAATTCCCTTAATTTTTTTTAAAGTTTTGATAATTGGTTCAATTGTGGAAGCGTTTATACTATCTGCTGTTAATTTTACTTGAAACATTGCGGGAAGCGGATTTGAATCTAAAACTGTAGAAAAATCTTGTCCGGTTTTTTCTTTCATAATTTTTAAAGCTTCTTTTTTGCTTACAAATTTTTGCGAAGCTACATATACATTTTTATTCAGTTCCTTTTCTATTCTATTTATAACGGCTGTATTTGAGCTGTCACTTACAAATAAACTTATTTGAATATTGTCTTTTAAGTGTGAATTTATAACTTTTGAAAAAACGACTAATCCAATTGAAAAAGTAACAAAAATA is a window from the Ignavibacteriota bacterium genome containing:
- a CDS encoding extracellular solute-binding protein — translated: MFVILGIFYVLISTFSNSTNINNSSNEITITYADNISPAHLHIIEKFNKLNKGKIKIEPLNLPFSKFSTNERKELLARSLRSKSKKLDIFAVDLIWSARFAKWSEPLDKYISPNDTAKLLKQALESCRLKNHLVALPIYIDVGIMYYRKDLLKQIPNSLEIEEKIKNGISWDEFIGLRKYFNLDQNQFYIFQADNYEGLVCSYMEILYNYSSHTSVNEKFRIKSAENKNSFKLLYDFFYTYNLSPLALSEFNENDSYDYFIKNNAIFLRGWPSSERDFKDLANWKNVDSIIGKAPLPHLKGKKSLSVLGGWNIMISKYSEHKKEAFQFIKFILDENSQKEMYKIGSYLPVLSSLYSDKAFLKKYPGLEKDKKLLANGVHRPFLEDYTKLSDVISYYVNKVIKKDFTIEEALEKADETIKTGRIIIR